From one Brachypodium distachyon strain Bd21 chromosome 4, Brachypodium_distachyon_v3.0, whole genome shotgun sequence genomic stretch:
- the LOC100840982 gene encoding putative disease resistance RPP13-like protein 3, with protein sequence MEVAAGAMSPLLHKLGELLVGEFNLEKRVRKGITSLETELALIHATLLKVAEVPPDQLDMDVKVWAGKVRDLSYDMEDAADSFMVRVEERSDGEQPTNMKNKVKNFLKKTTKLFGKGKALHQISDAIEEARDLAKELTDLRKRYKLEMHSTGVRANIDPRLLDMYKDVTEIVGIEEGRDKLVQRLTAGDEGSDHQVKTISIVGFGGLGKTTLAKAVYDRIKVNFDCGAFVSVSRSPDIKKVFKDILYQLDKDKFQNIHTTTRDEKLLIDELHEFLNDKRYLIVIDDIWDQKTWGVIKCALSRNGLGSRIITTTRNINVSEACCSSDADTVHRMKPLSDKESQMLFYKRIFHSETGCPHELQEISKGILKKCGGVPLAIITVASLLSSDEQIKSKDHWCNLMNSIGHGLTEGALVEDMKRILSFSYYDLPSHLKTCLLYLSIFPEDYEIERERLIWRWIAEGFIQYREREKSLFEIGESYFNELVNRSMIQPVHINCEDKARACRVHDMVLDLICSFSSEENFVTIWEAKGRRSIHDSLRKVRRLSLQNTSMAELSNPELGTTNMSQVRSFSLFMNEDVNPMPSLSPFQVLRVLDLEGCYLFGKQDKINLRHLGSLIHLRFLGLKGTRVGEHQMEVGRLHFLQTLDIRCTYMEELSPSVFRLRQLVRLCIDSCTKVLVGLGNLVSLEELGTMDVRHFSDDDFKELGNLTELRVLSISFSEEQNEEKHKALADSIGNMHKLQSLEFAGTTGRIDFIPGAWVPPPGLCKFTTGSKRFSTLPKWINPSSLPFLSYLWIRMDQVRGEHIQILGTLRALRFLCIQIKSDGLMEERAAIERGFMVTAYPRLRECRFLGFVSVPCMFPRGAMPMLRLLELWLRTLDIGSDLGMGHLPSLEQVSVGLVCKEASVEEVTKGETAVRLAAQEHPNRPTLHITRHDLEPLVEEELQRMNGTNE encoded by the exons ATGGAGGTCGCAGCAGGGGCTATGAGCCCATTACTCCACAAGCTCGGTGAACTTCTTGTCGGTGAATTCAATTTGGAGAAACGAGTGAGGAAAGGCATCACATCTCTCGAGACAGAGCTGGCGCTGATTCACGCCACACTCCTCAAGGTGGCCGAGGTGCCGCCCGACCAGCTTGACATGGATGTCAAGGTATGGGCGGGCAAGGTGCGAGACCTCTCCTATGACATGGAGGATGCCGCCGACTCCTTCATGGTACGGGTGGAGGAGAGAAGTGACGGGGAGCAGCCGACCAACATGAAGAACAAAGTGAAGAACTTCCTCAAGAAGACAACAAAGCTGTTTGGTAAAGGCAAGGCTCTTCACCAAATCTCCGACGCCAtcgaagaagctcgtgacctCGCTAAGGAGTTGACCGATCTGCGTAAAAGGTACAAGCTCGAGATGCATAGCACTGGTGTTCGTGCTAACATCGACCCTCGCCTGTTGGATATGTACAAAGATGTGACTGAGATTGTTGGCATCGAAGAGGGAAGGGATAAGTTGGTCCAGAGGCTAACGGCGGGTGATGAAGGGTCCGACCACCAAGTGAAAACAATCTCTATTGTTGGATTTGGTGGACTGGGCAAGACAACTCTTGCAAAAGCAGTGTATGATAGGATTAAGGTGAATTTTGACTGTGGAGCTTTTGTTTCAGTGTCTCGGAGCCCTGATATCAAGAAAGTTTTCAAGGACATTCTTTATCAACTTGATAAGGACAAGTTTCAAAACATTCATACCACAACAAGGGATGAAAAGCTGCTCATTGACGAACTCCATGAATTTCTCAATGACAAGAG GTACCTTATCGTGATTGATGATATATGGGATCAAAAAACATGGGGGGTTATCAAGTGTGCTTTGTCAAGAAACGGTCTTGGCAGTCGAATAATAACAACAACCCGCAATATCAATGTCTCTGAAGCATGTTGCTCTAGTGATGCTGACACTGTTCATAGGATGAAACCTCTTTCAGATAAAGAATCCCAAATGCTCTTTTACAAAAGAATATTTCATAGTGAAACTGGATGTCCTCATGAGTTGCAAGAAATCTCCAAAGGTATCTTGAAGAAATGTGGGGGGGTACCGCTGGCCATCATTACTGTAGCCAGCCTCTTGTCTAGTGATGAGCAGATAAAGTCAAAGGATCACTGGTGTAATTTGATGAACTCTATCGGGCATGGACTTACTGAAGGTGCTCTTGTGGAGGATATGAAGAGAATATTGTCATTTAGCTATTATGATCTGCCTTCCCATCTGAAAACTTGTTTATTGTACTTGAGTATATTTCCTGAAGACTATGaaattgagagagagagactgaTTTGGAGGTGGATAGCTGAAGGTTTTATCCAATACAGAGAACGAGAAAAGAGCCTATTTGAGATTGGTGAGAGTTACTTTAATGAACTCGTAAACCGAAGCATGATCCAGCCGGTACATATCAACTGTGAGGACAAGGCACGTGCTTGCCGTGTGCATGATATGGTTCTTGATCTCATATGTTCATTCTCAAGCGAAGAAAACTTTGTTACTATATGGGAAGCGAAGGGGCGCCGAAGCATACATGATTCACTAAGGAAGGTTCGTAGGCTGTCCCTCCAAAACACTAGCATGGCAGAGCTCAGCAATCCTGAGCTTGGTACCACAAACATGTCACAAGTGAggtctttttctctttttatgaATGAAGATGTTAATCCAATGCCATCCCTTTCTCCGTTTCAAGTTTTACGGGTTTTGGATTTAGAAGGTTGTTATCTATTTGGAAAACAAGATAAGATTAATCTCAGGCATCTCGGAAGTTTAATACACCTGAGGTTTCTAGGACTAAAAGGCACCCGTGTCGGTGAGCATCAGATGGAAGTAGGCAGGTTACATTTTTTACAGACACTGGACATAAGATGTACATATATGGAAGAACTATCACCGAGTGTCTTTCGGCTAAGACAATTGGTGCGCCTATGCATTGATAGCTGCACAAAGGTGCTGGTCGGGTTAGGGAACCTGGTTTCCCTGGAGGAATTGGGCACTATGGACGTGAGGCATTTCTCTGATGATGATTTCAAAGAGTTGGGCAATCTGACTGAGTTGAGAGTGCTctctatttctttttctgaagaaCAGAATGAGGAAAAGCATAAAGCATTGGCAGACTCCATAGGCAACATGCACAAATTGCAAAGTCTAGAGTTTGCAGGCACTACTGGCCGCATCGATTTCATCCCGGGAGCCTGGGTGCCTCCTCCAGGACTCTGTAAATTTACCACAGGATCCAAGAGGTTTTCGACGCTGCCGAAGTGGATCAATCCATCTTCGCTTCCCTTCCTGTCCTACCTATGGATACGCATGGATCAAGTGCGAGGGGAGCACATTCAGATCCTTGGGACTCTGCGTGCTCTTCGTTTCCTCTGCATACAGATAAAATCGGATGGGCTCATGGAAGAGCGAGCAGCCATCGAACGGGGGTTCATGGTGACAGCTTACCCACGCCTCAGAGAGTGCCGATTCTTGGGTTTCGTTTCGGTTCCATGTATGTTCCCAAGAGGAGCTATGCCAATGCTGCGATTGCTTGAGCTATGGCTCCGAACGCTTGATATCGGCAGCGACCTGGGCATGGGTCACCTTCCTTCCCTTGAGCAAGTCAGTGTTGGCCTTGTTTGCAAGGAAGCCAGCGTCGAGGAGGTGACGAAAGGGGAAACTGCTGTGAGGCTCGCAGCACAGGAGCATCCTAACCGCCCCACTCTTCATATCACAAGACACGATTTAGAACCgctcgtcgaggaagag CTCCAGAGGATGAATGGGACGAATGAATGA
- the LOC100841285 gene encoding gibberellin 2-beta-dioxygenase 8 → MEQRRAESPIPADGAAASKLEELELPTLDLEEESGLTEALAAACRDLGVFRLANHGIPADLSDRLFSLTRHLLEEPDAEKKAKLPGYFSGTPALSLRVKELNWVEGFHVAPAAADADPDPTAADDDIGGEFGSFREVTAEYVSRMARIARKLFDAMDLGLDASQRASYLAEHDGTFRAYRYPACPAGGHIGMEAHTDSSVLSILNQQDLQESSLQVLLRPQGTWRSVQPVEGTLVVNIGDMMQAITGDAYRSVEHRVVPLPDTDRMSLCYFAFPQDDAVISGCGEDDGEKGSCYRPFSYREFREQVQADIKATGAKVGLARFRRGASAPELASAIGTEAGL, encoded by the coding sequence ATGGAGCAGCGGCGGGCAGAATCACCAATTCCTGCTGATGGAGCAGCGGCGAGCAAgctggaggagctggagctgcctaCGCTGGACCTTGAGGAGGAGTCCGGTCTGACggaggcgctggcggcggcgtgccggGATCTGGGCGTCTTCCGGCTGGCCAACCACGGCATCCCGGCAGACCTCTCAGACCGCTTATTCAGTCTCACCCGCCATCTCCTGGAGGAGCCGGACgcggagaagaaggccaagcTCCCGGGCTACTTCTCGGGCACGCCCGCGCTCTCGCTCCGCGTCAAGGAGCTCAACTGGGTCGAGGGATTCCAcgtcgcccccgccgccgctgacgccGATCCTGATCCCACCGCCGCGGACGACGACATCGGCGGCGAGTTCGGCTCGTTCAGGGAGGTGACGGCGGAGTACGTGTCCCGCATGGCGCGGATCGCACGCAAGCTGTTCGACGCAATGGACCTAGGCCTGGACGCGTCCCAGAGGGCATCCTACCTTGCCGAGCACGACGGCACCTTCCGCGCGTACCGCTACCCGGCGtgccccgccggcggccacaTCGGGATGGAGGCGCACACGGACAGCTCCGTGCTGTCCATCCTGAACCAGCAGGACCTGCAGGAGAGCAGCCTGCAggtgctgctgcggccgcAGGGAACGTGGCGCAGCGTGCAGCCCGTGGAGGGGACGCTGGTGGTGAACATCGGCGACATGATGCAGGCCATCACCGGCGACGCGTACCGGAGCGTGGAGCACAGGGTGGTGCCGCTGCCGGACACCGACCGGATGTCGCTCTGCTACTTTGCGTTCCCGCAGGACGACGCCGTCATTTCTGGTTGTGGTGAGGATGATGGGGAGAAGGGAAGCTGTTATAGGCCATTCAGCTACAGGGAGTTCCGGGAGCAGGTGCAGGCTGATATCAAGGCCACCGGCGCCAAGGTCGGGCTCGCCCGCTTCCGCCGTGGAGCCTCGGCACCTGAATTGGCGTCGGCAATTGGAACTGAAGCCGGCCTTTGA
- the LOC100841589 gene encoding protein kinase PINOID has product MVAASGLGKPPPQPAREEGMLGLSPPVVAVAAEESLSDAETASSSSTTAAGGAPNSSLSSGSSSSSGRSLARCSSCLSRLSFSSSPSASLASPARPHRSSDPAWAAIRAASLKSPLGPADFKLVRRVGGGDIGTVYLCRLLLPHGGTSSSSPPCVYAMKVVDRRRLAGKKKPERERRILRRLDHPFLPTLFADFDAAPHLSCAVTEFCPGGDLHSLLLRRRRLPLPSARFYAAEVLAALEYLHMMGIVYRDLKPENVLIRADGHVMLTDFDLSLQSSSSPFVLDDDEDEQPATSCFPRRRRKKREPRMVVAEPVAARSRSLVGTHEYVAPEVASGGTHGAAVDWWALGVLLYELLHGRTPFAGADNEATLRNVVSAPLAFPPSGSLCGGAMDAAMADARDLIARLLAKDPAARLGARRGAADVKAHRFFRGVNFALLRSARPPLVPSVPGGGPVRRSQSCKAPPRPEPGRFDLF; this is encoded by the exons ATGGTGGCCGCTTCGGGTCTcgggaagccgccgccgcagccggcgagggaggaggggatGCTAGGGttgtcgccgccggtggtggccgtggcggcggaggagtcgTTGTCGGACGCGGAGAcagcgtcttcttcttcaacgacggcggcggggggagcGCCGAACTCGAGCCTGAgctccggcagcagcagcagcagcggccgcagcctGGCGCGCTGCTCCAGCTGCCTCTCCCgcctctccttctccagctccCCTTCCGCCTCCCTCGCGTCACCGGCCCGCCCGCACCGCTCGTCCGACCCAGCCTGGGCCGCCATCCGCGCGGCCTCCCTGAAATCCCCGCTCGGTCCGGCAGACTTCAAGCTGGTCCGgcgcgtgggcggcggcgacatcggCACCGTCTACctctgccgcctcctcctcccccacggCGGGACCTCGAGCTCGAGCCCGCCGTGCGTGTACGCGATGAAGGTGGtggaccggcggcggctggcggggaagaagaaaccCGAGCGGGAGCGGCGCATCCTGCGGCGGCTGGACCACCCGTTCCTCCCGACCCTCTTCGCCGACTTCGACGCCGCGCCGCACCTCTCCTGTGCCGTCACCGAGTTCTGCCCCGGCGGCGACCTCcactccctcctcctccgccgccgccgcctccccctcccctccgCCCG GTTCTACGCGGCGGAGGTGTTGGCGGCGCTGGAGTACCTGCACATGATGGGGATCGTGTACCGGGACCTCAAGCCGGAGAACGTGCTCATCCGGGCCGACGGCCACGTCATGCTCACCGACTTCGACCTCTCGCTGCAGTCCTCCTCATCGCCCTTCGTCCTCGATGACGATGAGGACGAGCAGCCGGCGACCAGCTGcttcccgcggcggcggcggaagaagCGAGAGCCGAGGATGGTGGTGGCGgagccggtggcggcgaggtcgagGTCGCTGGTGGGGACGCACGAGTACGTGGCGCCAGAAGTGGCCTCCGGGGGTacccatggcgccgccgtcgactgGTGGGCCTTGGGCGTGCTCCTCTACGAGCTCCTCCACGGCCGCACCCccttcgccggcgccgacaACGAGGCCACCCTCCGCAACGTCGTCTCCGCCCCCCTCGCCTTCCCTCCCTCCGGCTCCCTCTGCGGCGGagccatggacgccgccatGGCGGACGCGAGGGACCTCATCGCGCGGCTGCTGGCCAAGGACCCCGCGGCGAGGCTCGGGGCGCGGCGGGGCGCCGCCGACGTCAAGGCGCACCGGTTCTTCAGGGGGGTCAACTTCGCGCTGCTCCGGTCCGCGCGCCCGCCCCTGGTTCCCAgcgtccccggcggcggcccggtgCGGCGGTCGCAGTCGTGcaaggcgccgccgcggccggagcCCGGCCGCTTCGACCTCTTCTGA
- the LOC100840681 gene encoding wall-associated receptor kinase 5, whose amino-acid sequence MLELASVLLILIIFPVMVMEITAATSGHDVSLPGCPDKCGNVSIPYPFGIGDGCAATNISRYFSVTCNNTFEPPRPVVGGPLMQGEVIDISLVSGEMRIYGPISYSCFTSNTTTPDNKSSEFSLEGTPFVPSATRNRFTVIGCSTLGLIGGSIHGDANPYVTGCYSYCHGLNSTSDGAPCTGMGCCETTIVPNIINFTTTLLNLSSVWKFNPCFYAMLTEVGWYSFRRQDLVPHLGFVDERAKRGVPVVHDWAIRNGSCLEEGEKTQKNYVCVSSNSYCVNARNGRGYLCNCSEGYEGNSYLPKGCQDIDECELRKQDPKYEQLYPCNNGVCQNLPGGYRCNCMIGTRSDGTNYGCQTVLRQAERVAIGLSISAVKVMALTCLLVMKLQRRKHIKEKDAYFKQNGGLKLYDEMRARQVDTVLLLTEQEIRKATDNYSDHRVLGCGGHGMVYRGTLDDDKELAIKKSKVIDNDCREEFVNEIIILSQINHRNIVRLLGCCLEVDVPMLVYEFIPNGTLFEFLHGNDHRSPIPLDLRLKIATQSAEALAYIYSSTSRTILHGDVKSLNILLDDEYNAKVADFGASALKSLDKDDFIMFIQGTLGYLDPETFVSHHLTDKSDVYSFGVVLLELMTRKKAIYSDDFNGKKSLSHTFVSLFHENKLSNMLDYEIIEDEVMVVLWKVADLVMHCLSPRRDERPTMKEVAERLQMLRRIQMQLVTKSNSTRAHYDYGGSSTLAPSDQMKHHSMDTTKLVIDVHKAR is encoded by the exons ATGCTAGAATTAGCATCAGTCCTCCTCATACTAATCATCTTCCCGGTGATGGTCATGGAAATAACTGCTGCCACCTCAGGACATGATGTATCGTTGCCGGGCTGCCCCGACAAGTGTGGCAATGTGTCCATCCCTTACCCTTTCGGAATCGGCGATGGCTGCGCTGCAACCAACATAAGCCGCTACTTCAGCGTCACATGTAACAACACCTTTGAACCACCACGACCTGTGGTTGGTGGACCTTTGATGCAGGGGGAGGTCATCGACATCTCCCTGGTGAGTGGTGAGATGCGAATTTACGGCCCCATCAGCTACAGCTGTTTCACGTCGAACACCACCACACCAGATAACAAATCCAGCGAGTTCAGCCTGGAGGGCACGCCATTCGTCCCCTCGGCCACACGCAACCGCTTCACGGTCATCGGCTGCAGCACTCTGGGGCTCATCGGGGGGTCTATTCATGGTGATGCCAACCCATATGTGACTGGCTGCTACTCCTACTGCCATGGCCTCAACAGCACGTCTGACGGTGCGCCGTGCACCGGAATGGGCTGCTGTGAGACCACCATCGTGCCAAACATCATCAACTTCACAACGACATTGCTCAACCTGAGTTCTGTGTGGAAATTCAATCCATGCTTCTATGCTATGCTCACAGAGGTTGGATGGTACAGCTTCAGGCGGCAGGACCTTGTCCCGCACCTTGGTTTTGTCGATGAGAGGGCAAAGAGGGGCGTCCCGGTCGTCCATGACTGGGCCATCAGAAATGGTTCCTGCCTGGAGGAGGGTGAGAAGACGCAAAAAAACTATGTTTGTGTCAGTTCAAACAGCTATTGTGTAAATGCAAGAAATGGCCGAGGGTACCTGTGCAACTGTTCTGAAGGATATGAAGGGAATTCTTATCTTCCCAAAGGCTGTCAAG ACATCGATGAGTGTGAACTGCGTAAGCAGGACCCTAAGTATGAACAATTATATCCATGCAACAATGGAGTGTGCCAAAACTTACCAGGAGGCTATAGATGCAATTGCATGATAGGAACAAGATCAGATGGTACAAATTATGGATGTCAAACAGTGCTTCGTCAAGCTGAACGAGTAGCAATAG GCCTCAGTATTTCTGCAGTCAAGGTCATGGCTCTAACATGCTTGTTAGTTATGAAATtacaaagaagaaaacacaTTAAGGAGAAGGATGCGTATTTCAAACAGAATGGAGGTCTGAAATTATATGATGAAATGAGAGCAAGGCAAGTTGACACTGTTCTTTTACTTACAGAGCAAGAGATAAGGAAAGCCACAGATAACTACAGTGATCATCGAGTTCTTGGATGTGGTGGTCATGGAATGGTTTATAGAGGAACTTTAGATGACGACAAAGAACTTGCCATAAAGAAGTCTAAAGTTATTGACAATGACTGCAGAGAAGAATTTGTAAATGAGATAATAATATTGTCGCAAATTAACCATAGGAACATTGTGAGGTTACTTGGTTGCTGCTTGGAGGTAGATGTGCCGATGTTGGTGTATGAGTTCATACCCAATGGTACCCTCTTTGAGTTCCTTCATGGCAATGATCACAGATCACCAATCCCCTTGGATCTGCGACTGAAGATCGCTACGCAGTCAGCAGAGGCTCTTGCTTATATTTATTCATCAACTTCACGCACCATTCTGCATGGGGATGTCAAATCACTCAATATACTATTGGATGATGAATACAATGCAAAAGTTGCAGATTTTGGAGCATCAGCACTGAAGTCCTTGGATAAAGATGATTTCATCATGTTTATCCAAGGAACTCTTGGCTACCTTGACCCTGAGACTTTTGTCAGTCATCACCTTACTGACAAAAGTGACGTCTACAGTTTTGGGGTTGTCCTTCTGGAGCTAATGACAAGAAAGAAGGCTATATACAGTGATGATTTTAATGGAAAGAAATCTCTATCTCATACTTTTGTCTCGTTGTTCCACGAGAACAAGCTCAGCAATATGCTTGACTATGAGATAATAGAAGATGAAGTGATGGTAGTGCTCTGGAAAGTAGCTGACCTCGTCATGCATTGCCTGAGCCCAAGAAGAGACGAGAGGCCAACAATGAAGGAAGTTGCAGAGCGTCTACAGATGTTGAGGAGAATCCAGATGCAGCTAGTCACAAAATCAAATTCTACCAGAGCACATTACGATTATGGAGGATCATCAACGCTTGCCCCTTCAGACCAGATGAAACACCATAGCATGGATACAACTAAACTAGTGATAGATGTACACAAGGCAAGATGA